A single region of the Xiphophorus maculatus strain JP 163 A chromosome 3, X_maculatus-5.0-male, whole genome shotgun sequence genome encodes:
- the tnfrsf1a gene encoding tumor necrosis factor receptor superfamily member 1A — protein MEGIGNHGRRIFTFLLLMLMSSGVLTAEKQCESWYYETDGICCNKCHAGFKLVEKCTSNQISRCTPCGDGEFSDQINFSSTCRRCKRCKESKNEEQVSPCQRDSNTKCQCKKGYYKHNIDSETYDCVECKKCGPNETLTHPCTRETDTVCDCKENYFREKGKCEPCSRCSLKCVQHCTTPVQTKGPAHHHPQFMNMIIGFAVLVVLLVLGILITFIATKRSFNKKMLSLSSKSSVQQTEQSQDFLVSINEPSVETSLEDATETSFGEQELSKLPDCVPMITDFIYSVLDLVPLQQMKQLVRSLGVTDTEIEQAEMDNRYCREAHYQMLRVWAQRAPRTVGGGKSETVHRQVLEELLSKLRQLHLSRAAEELETKYAIQ, from the exons ATGGAGGGAATAGGAAACCATGGAAGACGTATCTTCACCTTCCTGCTCCTAATG cTAATGAGCAGTGGTGTGTTGACGGCAGAGAAGCAATGTGAATCCTGGTACTATGAAACGGATGGAATATGTTGCAATAAATGCCATGCTG gttttaaactGGTAGAAAAATGTACTAGCAATCAAATAAGTCGCTGCACACCTTGTGGTGATGGTGAATTCTCAGACCAGATAAACTTCAGTTCTACCTGCAGAAGATGCAAAAGGTGCAAAG AATCAAAGAATGAAGAACAGGTATCACCATGTCAAAGAGATAGCAACACTAAGTGTCAATGCAAAAAAGGCTACTATAAACATAACATTGATTCAGAAACATACGACTGCGTCGAATGTAAAAAATGTGGACCTAATGAGACCTTAACACACCCAT GTACACGTGAAACAGACACTGTGTGTGATTGCAAGGAGAACTATTTCAGAGAGAAGGGCAAGTGTGAGCCCTGCAGCCG TTGTTCTCTGAAGTGCGTACAACACTGTACAACTCCTGTTCAGACAAAAG GTCCTGCCCATCATCATCCACAGTTTATGAATATGATCATCGGATTTGCAGTTCTGGTTGTTTTGCTGGTTTTGGGGATTTTAATCACCTTCATAGCCACAAAGCGGTCATTCAATAAAAAGATGCTGAGTCTGTCCTCCAAATCATCTGTCCAGCAAACGGAGCAAAGCCAG GATTTCCTGGTGAGTATTAATGAGCCTTCAGTGGAAACCAGTCTGGAGGACGCTACCGAAACCTCTTTTGGTGAGCAGGAGTTATCCAAGCTGCCTGACTGTGTCCCGATGA TCACCGACTTCATCTACTCAGTACTGGATCTGGTTCCCTTGCAGCAGATGAAGCAGCTGGTTCGCTCTCTCGGTGTAACGGACACAGAGATCGAGCAAGCAGAGATGGATAACAGGTACTGCCGGGAGGCTCACTACCAGATGCTGCGGGTCTGGGCCCAGAGGGCGCCGCGGACAGTCGGAGGGGGAAAGAGTGAAACTGTACACCGGCAGGTTTTGGAGGAGCTCTTAAGCAAACTGAGGCAGCTTCACCTGAGCCGAGCAGCCGAGGAACTGGAGACAAAGTATGCCATTCAGTGA